A region from the Brassica napus cultivar Da-Ae chromosome C8, Da-Ae, whole genome shotgun sequence genome encodes:
- the LOC106415602 gene encoding probable sugar phosphate/phosphate translocator At2g25520 — MGKGRALSDGVIKKILLSYTYVAIWIFLSFTVIVYNKYILDKKLYNWPYPITLTMIHMAFCSSLAIVLIKVFKIVEPVSMSRETYLRSVVPIGALYSLSLWLSNSAYIYLSVSFIQMLKALMPVAVYSIGVLLKKEAFRSRTMTNMLSISFGVAIAAYGEAKFDVWGVVLQLGAVAFEATRLVLIQILLTSKGINLNPITSLYYVAPCCFVFLSVPWIFVEFPVLRETSSFHFDFVIFGTNSVCAFALNLAVFLLVGKTSALTMNVAGVVKDWLLIAFSWSVIKDTVTPLNLFGYGLAFLGVGYYNHCKLQALKAKDAQKKVQAGDEEAGKLLEERESEVAGKRTESQD; from the coding sequence ATGGGGAAAGGCCGCGCACTAAGCGACGGAGTGATAAAGAAGATCCTCCTCTCCTACACGTACGTCGCAATCTGGATCTTCCTAAGCTTCACAGTAATCGTCTACAACAAATACATCCTCGACAAGAAGCTCTACAACTGGCCTTACCCCATCACGCTCACCATGATCCACATGGCCTTCTGCTCCTCCTTGGCCATCGTCCTCATCAAAGTCTTCAAGATCGTCGAGCCGGTCTCGATGTCCCGCGAGACTTACCTCAGATCCGTCGTCCCCATCGGGGCCTTGTACTCGCTCTCCCTCTGGCTATCGAACTCGGCTTACATCTACCTCTCCGTCTCCTTCATCCAGATGCTCAAGGCCCTCATGCCCGTCGCCGTTTACTCCATCGGGGTCTTGCTGAAGAAGGAGGCGTTCAGGTCACGCACCATGACCAACATGCTCTCGATCTCCTTCGGCGTCGCGATCGCTGCTTACGGGGAAGCCAAGTTCGACGTCTGGGGCGTTGTTCTCCAGCTTGGTGCCGTCGCCTTCGAGGCCACGAGGTTGGTTTTGATTCAGATCTTGCTTACTTCTAAAGGAATCAATCTAAACCCGATAACGTCTCTTTACTACGTCGCTCCTTGCTGTTTCGTTTTCCTGTCGGTTCCTTGGATCTTTGTGGAGTTTCCGGTTCTTAGAGAGACTTCGAGTTTCCATTTCGATTTCGTTATCTTCGGGACCAATTCCGTTTGCGCGTTCGCGTTGAACCTTGCTGTGTTTCTCCTTGTTGGGAAGACCTCTGCTTTGACTATGAATGTGGCTGGTGTGGTTAAGGACTGGCTCTTGATCGCTTTCTCGTGGTCGGTGATTAAGGATACGGTCACGCCGTTGAATCTTTTCGGGTACGGGCTTGCGTTTCTGGGTGTTGGGTATTACAATCATTGCAAGTTGCAGGCGTTGAAGGCGAAAGATGCGCAGAAGAAGGTTCAGGCTGGGGATGAAGAGGCTGGGAAGCTTTTGGAAGAGAGGGAGAGTGAAGTTGCTGGAAAACGTACCGAGAGTCAAGATTGA